The sequence TAGCATTAAAATTTGCTGTGGAGCAGGATTGAAAAAACTTACTAGTTATTTACTTGTATCTGCTTAGTTAAGGGTGTTAACTTAAGTAGAGATGGAGACATTAGACTTCTTACATGAATTACAGCGTATGAAACCATTATTGGATTTCAGACTGGCTGGTTATGCAAGAAATCTAATATCTATCGAAGAGTCAGAAACTTTTATAACTTACCTTTAATCAACCTAACCCATGCGTGCCAGTCTCTCTCACCAAGATTGCTTTCGAAAGACAGAAGATCCTTTACGGCTTTTGAGCAAATTTCTTCACTTGGAATTGACAACTCCCTATTCATTGCTAGCGTCAGGCATTGAGTTTTACAAGCTTGCTCTAAGTGATACGTATAAAACATTGCTTCTTGTATAGTCTGACCACATGTTATAGATCCATGATTGCGCATTAACATTACAAAATTTTCTTTCAAATCAGCTATTAATCTTTTTCCTTCTGTATCATCAAGTGCCAGGGAATTATAATCATGGTAAGATACCTTGTTATAAAAGTGCAGCGCCCACTGACTTATTGGGATTAATCCATCCTTGAGAGAAGAAACTGCTACAATAGAAGGTATATGTAGATGAAAAATTGCTTGAA is a genomic window of Wolbachia endosymbiont (group B) of Germaria angustata containing:
- a CDS encoding class II aldolase/adducin family protein is translated as MLLTNSELKRDLVNAYQILSYLKLDDHTYTHLSVRSEDKKSFYVYPFGIRFYEVDESSLMKVSFDGNIIEGKEYQYNKTGYVIHGFIYQARKDIQAIFHLHIPSIVAVSSLKDGLIPISQWALHFYNKVSYHDYNSLALDDTEGKRLIADLKENFVMLMRNHGSITCGQTIQEAMFYTYHLEQACKTQCLTLAMNRELSIPSEEICSKAVKDLLSFESNLGERDWHAWVRLIKGKL